From Syntrophorhabdaceae bacterium, a single genomic window includes:
- a CDS encoding FAD-dependent oxidoreductase: protein MASNSRFEKLLEPYHIGAVRTKNRIVKTASGMLMWHEDDLEMNEKVKSYYESIARGGVGLLIVESATIDYPHGRRWKERYRIDDDKYIKGLSELTRIIHGYGCPAFIQLVHEGPWQTKLPFMPEPLFEGPPIGASPTTLDSPSDFHSDPPRPLTIAEIEGLVDKFASAAVRCAKAGFDGVDINAASTHLLHNFLSPFWNRREDMYGGTPENRVRFVGQIIQEIKKRLGQDFAVEVIINGMEIGQALGIDNNACLTPEYGRKIAKLLEAAGADAIQVRSHWLGFHQGSFLPEALFYPEPVVPLRSMPEEYNASRKGAGANIYLAQAIKKEVSIPIIVVGRLDAELGEHVLREGKADFIGMTRRLQADPDYPNKLLSGNVDEIAPCTACDTCLGANARCRINPFLGTEYNTIDKALKKKKVVIIGGGPAGMEAARVSALRGHDVTLFEKADNLGGLLHIAATVKGDHPEDLLSIVRYFDRQLKKLGVKVKLGREVGLRDIQKIKPDAVIVATGGTTVTPQVMGINSRHVLSGKDLHRKMRFFLKVFGPRTLRFLSRFYMPLGKRVIIIGGGLHGCELAEFLTKRGRRVTIIESGDAVGEGMVEVLLNHLLAWFRKKGAAMVTGVRQVEIVANGVTITTRDGSKSVIEADTVIPAVPLSADTSLFKSLEGKAPEVYAVGDCQKPLLIVDAIGTASKVARAI, encoded by the coding sequence ATGGCAAGTAACAGCAGATTTGAAAAACTACTGGAACCTTACCATATAGGGGCCGTAAGAACGAAAAATAGAATCGTCAAGACCGCATCGGGTATGCTCATGTGGCACGAGGATGATCTCGAGATGAACGAGAAAGTCAAGTCGTATTATGAGTCAATCGCGCGGGGCGGCGTGGGTCTTCTGATAGTGGAAAGCGCTACGATTGACTATCCGCACGGAAGGCGATGGAAGGAACGTTACCGTATAGACGACGATAAGTACATCAAGGGTTTGAGTGAATTGACCAGGATCATTCACGGATATGGTTGTCCCGCTTTTATACAGCTGGTTCACGAAGGACCATGGCAAACCAAACTCCCTTTTATGCCGGAACCTCTGTTTGAAGGCCCGCCTATCGGTGCTTCTCCGACCACCTTGGATAGTCCCAGTGATTTTCATTCGGATCCGCCGAGGCCTCTCACGATTGCCGAAATCGAGGGCCTTGTGGATAAGTTCGCGAGCGCGGCTGTGAGGTGTGCGAAAGCGGGATTTGATGGTGTGGACATAAATGCCGCCAGCACCCATCTGTTGCACAACTTCTTATCCCCTTTCTGGAACCGAAGGGAAGACATGTATGGTGGCACCCCGGAGAACAGGGTGAGATTTGTCGGGCAGATCATTCAAGAGATTAAGAAACGTCTGGGACAGGACTTTGCGGTAGAAGTGATCATAAATGGCATGGAGATTGGCCAAGCTCTGGGTATCGATAATAATGCCTGTCTTACTCCAGAGTACGGCCGAAAGATAGCGAAGCTCTTAGAGGCTGCCGGAGCCGACGCTATTCAGGTGAGAAGCCACTGGCTTGGATTTCATCAGGGTTCATTTCTTCCTGAGGCGCTTTTCTACCCGGAGCCGGTGGTTCCTTTAAGATCGATGCCTGAAGAATATAATGCCAGCCGCAAAGGAGCAGGCGCCAACATATACCTCGCTCAAGCAATAAAAAAGGAAGTGAGCATTCCAATCATCGTTGTGGGAAGACTCGATGCTGAACTTGGGGAGCATGTTTTGCGCGAGGGCAAAGCGGACTTCATCGGGATGACAAGGCGCTTACAGGCTGACCCCGATTATCCGAACAAGCTCTTGTCCGGTAACGTAGATGAAATAGCCCCCTGCACTGCGTGCGATACGTGTCTTGGTGCTAACGCGCGGTGTCGCATTAACCCGTTCCTTGGAACGGAGTACAACACCATCGATAAGGCCCTGAAGAAAAAGAAGGTGGTCATAATCGGCGGCGGGCCGGCTGGAATGGAAGCGGCTAGAGTCTCGGCCCTTCGGGGCCACGATGTGACCCTTTTCGAAAAAGCCGATAACCTCGGTGGATTGTTGCACATCGCGGCCACAGTGAAAGGAGATCACCCCGAAGATCTGCTGTCCATAGTGCGCTATTTTGATAGGCAGCTTAAAAAGCTGGGGGTGAAGGTCAAATTAGGGAGAGAGGTTGGTCTGCGTGACATTCAGAAAATAAAACCCGACGCGGTGATCGTAGCCACGGGAGGCACCACTGTAACCCCGCAGGTAATGGGTATTAATAGCCGTCATGTATTGAGCGGGAAAGACCTCCACAGGAAGATGAGGTTCTTTCTGAAAGTTTTCGGACCACGCACCTTAAGATTTTTGTCCCGATTCTATATGCCACTGGGAAAAAGGGTCATCATTATCGGAGGCGGACTACACGGCTGTGAGCTGGCGGAATTCCTTACGAAGCGCGGAAGAAGGGTGACAATTATCGAATCGGGTGATGCTGTGGGAGAGGGAATGGTGGAGGTGCTTCTGAACCACCTATTGGCCTGGTTCCGGAAGAAAGGTGCAGCTATGGTTACGGGTGTGAGGCAGGTTGAGATTGTCGCCAACGGCGTAACCATCACTACTCGAGATGGATCAAAATCGGTAATTGAGGCGGACACAGTTATCCCCGCTGTGCCGCTATCGGCAGACACGAGCCTGTTCAAGAGCCTTGAAGGAAAGGCGCCTGAGGTTTATGCGGTTGGTGATTGTCAGAAACCCCTCCTCATCGTGGATGCCATAGGTACCGCATCGAAGGTGGCGCGTGCCATTTAG
- a CDS encoding FAD-dependent oxidoreductase codes for MKTDKSSRGAKLETDIVIIGGGGGGLAAAVAAAEKGARVIVLEKRHTLGGNSVFAEGLFAAESPVQQRSNIDARRDKLFRQAMDFAHWKLDPKIIRAFIDKSGDTIRWFEEKGLNFFMPALYFNQVPLVWHCLKKGGATVVKQLTRDCEDLGVRIVRDAAVKKILVNEKGEIRGVTAQSKAEEFQASCKAVVIATGGFGGNKELLKKYCPTYTENDYNAGLPHTGDGLTMAMDVGAATEGLGLLHLGGPRSFGPIHVTAVAQEFNTIWVNKKGERFTDETITDGRGNTVHRQPDKVSYSIFDEKIKQGIITEGLIKGVGAIYVPQRTKLPHLDKLLRDEAEQGRAIISDSWGKIAAWIGVDTQTLTSNIREYNSFCSQGYDEHFNKDRRYLSALQTPPYYAVRCHSAFLGTIGGIKINYRMEVLNHEDTPIPGLYGVGADTGGWEWDTYNILLSGSTFGFAINSGRIAGENAVHYASIKRKN; via the coding sequence ATGAAAACGGACAAGAGTTCACGGGGTGCTAAACTTGAAACTGACATCGTCATCATCGGAGGTGGTGGAGGCGGCCTGGCTGCTGCCGTGGCGGCCGCGGAAAAAGGGGCCAGGGTCATCGTGCTGGAGAAGAGACATACGCTGGGCGGCAATTCCGTGTTCGCCGAAGGACTTTTTGCTGCTGAAAGCCCAGTCCAGCAGCGGTCAAATATCGACGCTCGAAGAGATAAACTCTTCCGACAGGCGATGGATTTTGCCCATTGGAAGCTTGATCCGAAGATTATCCGGGCTTTCATAGACAAGTCCGGAGATACCATCCGCTGGTTTGAAGAGAAGGGACTGAATTTTTTTATGCCTGCTCTCTATTTCAACCAAGTACCGCTGGTCTGGCACTGTTTGAAGAAGGGCGGGGCTACCGTGGTGAAGCAGCTGACCAGGGACTGTGAAGACCTGGGTGTCAGGATTGTGCGTGATGCAGCCGTCAAAAAAATCCTTGTGAATGAAAAGGGGGAAATCAGGGGCGTGACCGCGCAATCAAAGGCTGAAGAGTTTCAAGCATCCTGCAAGGCCGTAGTCATAGCCACGGGGGGTTTTGGGGGCAACAAAGAGTTGTTGAAGAAATACTGTCCAACGTATACAGAAAACGACTACAATGCGGGGTTGCCCCATACGGGAGACGGCCTCACCATGGCAATGGATGTGGGAGCGGCCACCGAGGGGTTGGGGTTGCTTCATTTGGGCGGTCCCCGATCTTTCGGGCCGATCCATGTGACGGCCGTGGCTCAGGAATTTAACACCATCTGGGTGAACAAGAAAGGGGAACGTTTCACAGACGAAACAATCACCGACGGGCGCGGAAATACGGTCCACAGGCAACCGGACAAGGTGTCATACTCCATCTTCGATGAGAAAATCAAACAGGGCATCATCACGGAGGGGCTTATCAAAGGGGTTGGGGCCATCTATGTGCCGCAGAGGACAAAGCTACCTCATCTGGACAAGCTTCTCCGAGACGAGGCGGAACAGGGCCGAGCTATCATTTCCGATTCCTGGGGCAAAATAGCGGCCTGGATAGGCGTGGATACGCAGACCCTCACAAGCAACATACGCGAGTACAACAGTTTCTGTTCGCAGGGGTATGACGAGCACTTCAACAAAGACCGCAGGTATCTTTCTGCCCTGCAAACACCCCCTTATTACGCGGTCAGATGTCATTCGGCCTTTTTGGGCACAATAGGCGGAATCAAGATCAACTACCGCATGGAGGTGTTGAATCACGAAGATACTCCCATCCCGGGGCTCTACGGTGTTGGAGCGGACACGGGCGGATGGGAATGGGACACCTATAACATCCTCCTTTCCGGCAGTACCTTTGGCTTTGCTATTAATTCGGGTCGGATTGCAGGAGAAAATGCCGTTCATTACGCATCAATAAAACGAAAGAATTAG
- a CDS encoding DUF169 domain-containing protein produces the protein MTQSSFRDKDDWLEISEKLNLQAPPVGVKYCTAKPEDAACLEGTMPLCEMLAYSQKGHAFYAAPENHLCGAALYSLGKDLPPVYTSGVYGTGLEIFDSPRSGSRLYDHIPRLEARRNINFVMLSPLNKLTHDPDLLIFLTQEEQSEILLRAMSYSTGKMWISRSTGVIGCAWLFVYPYLSGELNYTPILSLGMRARKVFPPGTHLISIPFDLSAGMLDSLKRMPLTLSVLKPGGDEFRAKLLSRLGLEPAH, from the coding sequence ATGACACAGTCATCCTTTCGTGACAAAGACGACTGGCTGGAGATAAGCGAGAAACTCAATCTCCAAGCCCCTCCAGTGGGGGTAAAATACTGCACGGCGAAGCCGGAAGATGCCGCATGCCTTGAGGGTACCATGCCTCTCTGCGAGATGCTCGCATATTCCCAGAAAGGACATGCCTTTTATGCAGCCCCGGAGAACCATCTTTGCGGAGCGGCCCTTTACTCACTCGGCAAGGACCTGCCACCCGTGTATACATCAGGAGTATACGGCACAGGACTGGAGATTTTCGACAGTCCCCGGTCAGGCAGTCGCTTGTACGATCATATCCCCAGGCTGGAGGCGAGGAGAAACATCAATTTTGTGATGCTTTCTCCTCTTAACAAGCTTACTCATGACCCGGATCTCCTCATCTTTCTCACCCAAGAGGAACAGTCAGAGATCCTGCTCAGGGCCATGAGCTACTCCACGGGAAAGATGTGGATAAGCAGGAGCACCGGGGTAATCGGATGTGCCTGGCTCTTTGTATACCCCTACCTTTCCGGAGAATTAAACTACACTCCCATATTGAGTTTGGGCATGAGAGCGCGCAAAGTATTTCCTCCGGGTACACATCTCATCTCCATACCCTTTGATCTTTCCGCCGGTATGCTGGATAGCCTGAAGAGAATGCCGCTAACCCTCTCAGTGCTCAAGCCCGGCGGGGATGAATTCCGCGCGAAACTGCTGAGCAGACTGGGGCTTGAGCCGGCCCACTGA